Proteins encoded in a region of the Chryseobacterium piperi genome:
- a CDS encoding FtsL-like putative cell division protein: MAKRTTNRPQKRLTFIDIIKGNFLNRDEIKIHYKYFLLLFVLMMAMIYSNHLVNKKIRIVNALKEETEEYKSRNAYAQSKLIKVKMESELGKEVAQDSLMTLENHPHKLLIKLDSTDAKAK, translated from the coding sequence ATGGCAAAAAGAACAACAAACCGCCCACAGAAGAGATTAACTTTTATAGATATTATAAAAGGAAATTTCCTTAACCGGGATGAGATAAAAATACATTACAAGTATTTTTTACTGCTTTTTGTTCTGATGATGGCTATGATTTACAGCAACCATTTAGTCAATAAAAAAATTAGGATTGTTAACGCTTTAAAAGAAGAAACAGAAGAATATAAATCTAGAAACGCTTACGCACAAAGTAAGCTGATCAAAGTGAAAATGGAATCAGAGCTGGGAAAAGAAGTTGCACAGGATTCTTTAATGACTCTGGAAAACCATCCTCACAAACTGCTAATAAAATTGGATAGTACAGATGCAAAAGCAAAATGA
- the rsmH gene encoding 16S rRNA (cytosine(1402)-N(4))-methyltransferase RsmH — MYHNPVLLKQSVDDLVTNPDGTYVDCTFGGGGHSREILSRLSDKGRLFSFDQDLDALKNNIDDPRFTLINQNFRFLENSLLMYGVSQVDGVLADLGVSSHQFDEAERGFSTRSNAPLDMRMNVMQGLDAKRVINDYEEEQLADIFYYYGELREARKLARDIVHHRKSKTIETTEDLKKLFSYLPPHKVNKFYAQLFQAIRIEVNQELEVLKEMLVQAYQVLKPEGRLVVISYHSLEDRLVKRFLKNGMFEGEPTRDIYGNYKKAFELIKSKAIIPDDKEIEENSRARSAKMRTGIKV, encoded by the coding sequence ATGTATCATAATCCCGTTTTGTTGAAGCAGAGTGTTGATGATTTGGTGACGAATCCAGACGGAACATATGTGGACTGCACTTTTGGTGGCGGTGGCCATTCAAGAGAAATCCTGAGCAGACTTTCTGATAAAGGAAGACTTTTCAGTTTTGACCAGGACTTGGATGCTCTTAAAAACAATATCGATGATCCAAGATTCACTTTGATCAATCAGAATTTCAGATTCTTAGAAAACTCCTTATTGATGTATGGAGTTTCTCAGGTTGATGGAGTTCTTGCAGATCTTGGAGTATCATCACACCAATTCGATGAAGCTGAAAGAGGATTCTCCACAAGGAGTAATGCTCCTTTGGACATGAGAATGAATGTAATGCAGGGGCTCGACGCCAAAAGAGTAATCAACGATTATGAAGAAGAGCAACTAGCTGATATCTTTTACTATTATGGAGAGCTAAGAGAGGCTAGAAAACTGGCAAGAGATATTGTTCATCACAGGAAAAGCAAGACTATCGAAACTACAGAAGATCTGAAAAAACTATTCAGTTATCTTCCACCGCATAAGGTGAATAAATTTTATGCACAGCTTTTTCAGGCTATCAGAATTGAAGTCAACCAGGAGCTTGAAGTCTTGAAAGAAATGTTAGTACAGGCTTATCAGGTATTAAAACCAGAAGGAAGACTAGTCGTTATTTCTTATCATTCTTTAGAAGACAGACTGGTTAAAAGGTTTTTGAAAAATGGAATGTTTGAAGGGGAACCGACAAGAGATATCTACGGAAATTATAAAAAAGCATTCGAGCTGATCAAGAGTAAAGCAATCATTCCTGATGATAAGGAAATTGAAGAAAACTCAAGAGCAAGAAGTGCAAAAATGAGAACAGGAATAAAAGTATAG
- the mraZ gene encoding division/cell wall cluster transcriptional repressor MraZ encodes MKNFIGTYECKIDDKGRLKVPASLIKQMENFDDKAFVVKRSVFQPCLEVYPMKAWDKLMDKINKLNRFIKKNADFIRMFTAGVKTVELDNAGRLQISKDLTLFASLQKDIVITSAGELFEIWDKEAYEKVISTNEADFASLAEDVMGSFDEE; translated from the coding sequence ATGAAGAATTTCATTGGAACATATGAGTGTAAAATAGACGACAAAGGTCGCTTAAAAGTACCTGCATCGCTGATCAAGCAGATGGAGAACTTTGACGACAAAGCCTTTGTAGTCAAACGTTCCGTGTTTCAACCTTGTCTGGAAGTATACCCTATGAAAGCATGGGATAAACTAATGGACAAAATTAATAAACTAAACAGATTCATTAAAAAGAATGCTGATTTCATTAGAATGTTTACGGCAGGAGTAAAAACTGTAGAGTTGGATAATGCAGGAAGATTACAAATTTCAAAAGACCTCACTCTTTTCGCAAGTCTTCAAAAAGATATTGTGATAACAAGTGCCGGAGAACTTTTTGAAATTTGGGATAAAGAAGCTTATGAGAAAGTAATTTCTACCAACGAAGCTGATTTTGCCAGCCTTGCCGAAGATGTGATGGGCTCTTTCGATGAAGAATAA
- a CDS encoding alpha/beta fold hydrolase, whose product MIFSTKKEKKYTFVEAGEGHPLVLLHGLMGGLSNFDKMVNFFSEKGFKVYVPQLPIYDLPVLNTNLTTIAKYIIKFIESHISEPVTIVGNSMGGHVGLILALARPDLVKNLVLTGSSGLYERTFGDSFPRKSDRLYIKKKTEEVFYDPAVATEDLVDEVFGVVNDRMKGIKTVMLARSAIKHNMLNDLPKILTPTCLIWGKQDNVTPPEVAEDMHKFIPNSDLFWIDKCGHAAMMEKPDEFNEILYSWLKDKV is encoded by the coding sequence ATGATATTTAGTACAAAAAAAGAAAAGAAATATACCTTTGTAGAGGCGGGAGAAGGACATCCATTGGTGCTGTTGCACGGGTTAATGGGTGGTTTGAGTAATTTCGATAAGATGGTGAATTTTTTTTCAGAGAAAGGATTTAAGGTCTATGTGCCTCAATTGCCAATCTATGATTTGCCGGTACTCAATACCAATCTTACTACTATAGCAAAATATATTATCAAGTTTATAGAGAGCCATATTTCCGAGCCGGTAACGATTGTCGGGAATTCTATGGGTGGTCATGTCGGGCTTATATTAGCTTTGGCAAGGCCGGATCTGGTTAAAAATCTTGTTTTAACCGGAAGCTCCGGTTTATATGAGAGAACATTCGGAGACAGCTTTCCAAGAAAAAGCGACCGACTCTATATAAAAAAGAAAACGGAAGAGGTTTTCTATGATCCGGCAGTAGCAACGGAAGATTTAGTAGATGAAGTTTTTGGTGTGGTGAATGACAGAATGAAGGGGATAAAAACAGTAATGCTGGCAAGAAGTGCCATCAAACATAATATGCTGAATGATCTTCCTAAGATTTTAACTCCAACTTGTCTGATCTGGGGAAAACAGGATAATGTTACTCCGCCGGAAGTTGCAGAGGATATGCACAAATTTATTCCGAATTCAGATTTATTCTGGATCGACAAATGCGGCCACGCGGCAATGATGGAAAAACCAGATGAATTTAATGAAATTCTTTACAGCTGGTTAAAAGATAAAGTATAA
- the yihA gene encoding ribosome biogenesis GTP-binding protein YihA/YsxC, producing the protein MVIKTADFVKSSGKWQECPDPNIPEYAFIGRSNVGKSSLINAMINKKDLAKTSQTPGKTQLINHFLVNESWYLTDLPGYGYAKVSKVQRKEFEKLITNYILNRRNLVNLFVLVDARHTPQKIDLEFIQWCGESGVPFSIVFTKADKLKPNVVIKNVEDYKTELHKTWEDLPELYITSAEKKEGGDKILNFIQTTNEFLKNNSVTFDE; encoded by the coding sequence ATGGTTATTAAAACAGCAGATTTTGTAAAGAGTAGCGGGAAATGGCAGGAATGCCCGGATCCGAATATTCCCGAATATGCTTTTATTGGAAGGTCAAATGTGGGAAAATCGTCATTGATCAATGCAATGATTAATAAAAAAGATTTGGCGAAAACTTCACAGACTCCGGGAAAGACTCAGCTTATCAATCATTTTTTGGTGAATGAGAGTTGGTACCTTACCGACTTACCAGGTTATGGATATGCCAAGGTTTCAAAAGTTCAAAGAAAGGAATTTGAAAAGCTGATCACCAACTATATTCTTAACAGAAGAAACCTTGTGAATCTTTTTGTTTTAGTAGATGCGAGACATACACCACAAAAAATAGATCTCGAATTCATCCAATGGTGTGGAGAGAGTGGTGTACCTTTTTCGATCGTCTTTACCAAAGCCGATAAGCTAAAGCCCAATGTTGTGATCAAAAATGTTGAGGATTACAAAACAGAACTTCATAAGACTTGGGAAGATCTGCCAGAATTATATATTACTTCGGCAGAAAAGAAAGAAGGTGGAGATAAAATCCTGAACTTCATCCAAACAACCAACGAGTTTTTAAAAAATAATAGCGTAACCTTCGATGAGTAA
- a CDS encoding GNAT family N-acetyltransferase, with protein MSNIIWKIKTFDELTVPELYQILKARIDVFVIEQNCPYPDLDNNDQKGIHIWAEENGQVLAYCRVFNKGVKYDETSLGRVLTTELARGKSLGKQLIRYAVDTIENRFHTSEIRISAQDYLLRFYSEFGFVDTGKKYLEDDIPHTEMIRK; from the coding sequence ATGAGTAATATAATCTGGAAAATTAAGACTTTCGATGAATTGACGGTTCCGGAATTGTACCAAATTCTGAAAGCCCGTATTGATGTTTTTGTCATTGAACAAAATTGTCCGTACCCGGATCTGGATAATAATGACCAGAAGGGTATTCATATCTGGGCAGAAGAAAACGGACAGGTTCTGGCTTATTGCAGGGTCTTTAATAAAGGAGTTAAGTATGATGAAACTTCTTTGGGAAGGGTATTGACAACAGAACTGGCAAGAGGGAAGAGTTTAGGAAAACAACTGATACGATATGCTGTTGATACAATAGAAAATAGGTTTCATACTTCAGAGATTAGAATTTCCGCACAGGATTACTTATTAAGATTCTATTCGGAGTTTGGTTTTGTAGACACCGGGAAAAAATATTTAGAAGACGATATTCCACACACGGAAATGATCAGAAAATAA
- the msrA gene encoding peptide-methionine (S)-S-oxide reductase MsrA, whose translation MDKNNLQQITFGGGCFWCVESCFNMLKGVESAISGYSGGHKDHPTYEEVCTGQTGHAEVVQITYDPDIISYEQLMDVFFFLHDPTQLNRQGNDIGTQYRSVIYYKDDAEKQKAEEAIKVSKASGRWNGEYVTELTKFEKFWPAEQYHQGYYNENPTQPYCSAVVGPKIQKFKKHFGELGMLNIDSE comes from the coding sequence ATGGATAAAAATAATTTACAACAGATCACTTTCGGTGGCGGATGTTTCTGGTGTGTGGAAAGCTGTTTCAACATGCTGAAAGGTGTAGAATCTGCAATCTCAGGATATTCGGGAGGACATAAAGATCATCCGACTTACGAAGAAGTCTGCACCGGACAAACCGGTCATGCAGAAGTCGTACAGATCACCTATGATCCTGATATTATTTCTTATGAACAATTAATGGATGTTTTCTTCTTCCTCCATGATCCAACCCAACTTAACAGACAGGGAAATGATATCGGAACACAATACCGATCCGTCATTTATTATAAGGATGATGCTGAAAAGCAAAAAGCAGAAGAGGCCATTAAGGTATCTAAAGCTTCAGGAAGATGGAACGGGGAATATGTTACAGAGCTAACAAAATTCGAGAAATTCTGGCCGGCGGAGCAATACCACCAAGGCTATTATAACGAAAATCCTACACAGCCTTATTGTAGCGCCGTTGTAGGCCCTAAAATTCAGAAGTTTAAAAAGCATTTCGGAGAATTAGGAATGTTGAATATAGATTCAGAATAA
- a CDS encoding endonuclease yields the protein MKNYYTLFLLGFSTLVFCQAPTNYYDGTQGLTGYPLKTKLSEIISNGHQDKGYNAIWTAFSTTDRDDFYENDGSILDMYSESPSGSDIYTYQHSIDQCGSQGFKKEGDCYNREHILPQSFFNAANPMRNDIHFVTPVDGWVNTMHSNLPYGEVFDPIKTSMAGAKRGNNTFPGYDGTVFEPIDEFKGDIARMLLYFITRYESRLHTFNSSNTDSPFDGSNDRGYKEWYINELIRWSKQDPVNQREINRNNAAYTFQGNRNPFIDHPEWVETIWTTTLVEDITPPTQVLNIKTTHLSTTSANIEWDASTDNVGVIGYIVYLNGQEQGKTTVNNYYFMGLTEDTDYEVKVVAIDAMRNRSTDSNILAFKTLKKNTEPGNSLYFSEYMEGSGYNKALEIANKTGNVVNLGGYTVKVQFNGTGDWKADLPLSGSLNNNSVYVIGHSKIATPCTPARIDLSTSSTTMTFNGNDAIGLFQGDTLVDIIGTFNDSSNYAVDKTLRRNVNAGNIQYNNSEWDIFAKDSCDDLGLINNNNTLKTQDSKAPANAITLVENPVKGGEVKFKGTQLKEVKKATVYNSLGKIVLSISNPFTNSNSIILKNELPGVYFIILDNTTFKFSIR from the coding sequence ATGAAAAATTATTACACCCTTTTTTTATTGGGCTTTAGCACTTTGGTATTTTGCCAGGCTCCAACAAATTATTACGATGGTACACAAGGGCTTACAGGTTACCCCTTAAAAACCAAATTATCTGAAATTATTTCAAACGGCCATCAGGACAAAGGCTACAATGCTATTTGGACAGCTTTTTCTACAACCGACAGAGATGACTTTTACGAAAACGATGGATCTATCCTGGATATGTATTCAGAAAGCCCATCGGGTTCCGATATCTATACCTATCAGCATTCAATAGACCAATGTGGCTCACAAGGTTTTAAAAAAGAAGGAGACTGTTATAACAGGGAGCACATTTTGCCGCAAAGCTTTTTCAATGCTGCGAATCCAATGCGTAATGATATACATTTTGTAACTCCTGTTGATGGTTGGGTTAATACGATGCATTCTAATCTACCTTATGGAGAGGTTTTCGATCCTATCAAAACGTCTATGGCCGGTGCTAAGAGAGGGAACAATACCTTTCCCGGCTACGATGGAACCGTCTTTGAGCCCATCGATGAATTTAAGGGAGACATTGCCAGAATGCTGCTCTATTTTATTACACGTTATGAATCAAGACTTCATACCTTTAATTCTTCGAATACAGACAGCCCTTTTGATGGCTCAAACGACAGAGGATATAAAGAATGGTACATTAATGAATTGATAAGATGGAGTAAGCAAGATCCTGTAAACCAACGAGAGATTAACAGAAATAACGCTGCTTATACTTTTCAGGGTAACAGAAATCCTTTTATTGATCATCCGGAATGGGTAGAAACCATCTGGACCACTACTCTGGTAGAAGATATAACGCCGCCAACTCAGGTTCTCAATATAAAAACAACACATCTATCAACCACCTCAGCCAACATCGAATGGGATGCTTCAACAGATAATGTGGGGGTAATTGGATATATTGTCTATTTGAATGGTCAGGAACAAGGAAAAACCACAGTCAATAATTATTACTTCATGGGGCTTACAGAGGATACTGATTATGAAGTAAAAGTAGTCGCTATAGATGCTATGAGAAATAGATCTACTGACTCTAACATTCTTGCGTTTAAAACTCTAAAAAAGAATACTGAGCCAGGAAATAGTTTATATTTCTCCGAATATATGGAAGGATCAGGTTACAATAAGGCCCTTGAAATTGCTAATAAAACAGGAAATGTTGTAAACCTTGGTGGATATACGGTTAAGGTACAATTCAACGGTACCGGAGACTGGAAAGCAGATCTTCCATTATCCGGAAGCTTGAATAATAATAGCGTGTATGTGATCGGACACAGTAAAATCGCAACGCCTTGTACCCCAGCCCGAATCGACTTATCAACCTCATCAACAACGATGACCTTTAATGGTAACGATGCAATAGGATTATTTCAGGGGGATACATTGGTTGATATTATTGGAACATTTAATGATTCCTCAAATTATGCAGTAGATAAAACATTAAGACGAAATGTAAATGCAGGCAACATCCAATACAATAATTCAGAATGGGATATATTCGCAAAAGATTCTTGTGACGATTTAGGATTAATCAATAATAACAATACTCTTAAAACCCAGGATTCAAAAGCCCCGGCTAATGCTATCACTTTGGTTGAAAATCCAGTAAAAGGAGGAGAGGTAAAATTTAAAGGAACTCAATTAAAGGAGGTGAAAAAAGCGACTGTTTACAATAGCTTAGGAAAAATTGTTTTAAGCATATCCAACCCTTTTACCAATAGTAATTCTATTATATTGAAGAATGAATTACCTGGAGTCTATTTTATAATATTGGACAATACAACTTTCAAATTTTCTATTAGATAA
- a CDS encoding ROK family protein, producing MSLIDLSKHVALGIDIGGTNTKFGVVNHRGEVLEKGRLRTDEFDNVEDFIDALYENIHPFIEKYGGEKNFDGIGVGAPNGNYYTGTIEQAPNLPWKGVVPLGELMSTKFNMPCTITNDANAAAYGEMLFGAARGMKDFIMITLGTGVGSGIVASGKLIYGHDGFAGELGHTIVKPGGRKHWSTGSEGSLEAYASATGIAITAKKMRAEFPESMLNQYPEESINSKTVHECALKGDPIAIEVFRYTGQKLGEALANFVMFSSPEAILLFGGVIKAGDFILKPAKLHMERNLLSIFRNKVKLVFSELNEADAAILGASALVWENK from the coding sequence ATGTCATTAATAGATTTATCAAAACATGTTGCTCTAGGAATTGATATAGGAGGAACCAATACAAAGTTTGGAGTAGTCAACCACCGTGGGGAAGTCCTTGAAAAAGGAAGACTGAGAACGGATGAGTTTGACAACGTTGAAGACTTTATCGATGCTTTATACGAAAACATCCATCCTTTTATTGAAAAATACGGTGGTGAAAAAAACTTTGATGGGATTGGAGTTGGTGCCCCTAATGGGAACTATTATACCGGAACCATAGAACAGGCTCCTAACCTTCCCTGGAAAGGTGTCGTGCCGCTTGGTGAGCTAATGTCAACCAAATTCAATATGCCGTGTACCATCACCAATGATGCCAATGCTGCAGCGTATGGGGAAATGCTTTTCGGAGCAGCACGCGGAATGAAGGATTTTATCATGATTACTTTAGGAACAGGAGTAGGAAGCGGTATTGTAGCAAGTGGAAAACTAATCTATGGACATGATGGCTTTGCAGGAGAACTGGGACATACAATTGTAAAACCAGGAGGAAGAAAGCACTGGAGCACAGGTTCCGAAGGAAGTTTGGAAGCCTACGCTTCAGCAACAGGAATTGCTATTACAGCCAAGAAAATGAGAGCCGAATTTCCGGAATCTATGCTCAACCAATATCCAGAAGAATCTATTAATTCAAAAACAGTGCATGAATGCGCTCTAAAAGGAGACCCTATCGCTATTGAAGTTTTCAGATATACAGGACAGAAATTAGGGGAAGCATTAGCTAACTTTGTCATGTTCTCTTCACCGGAAGCTATTCTGCTATTTGGAGGAGTGATCAAGGCCGGAGATTTTATCTTAAAACCTGCCAAGCTTCACATGGAAAGAAATCTTCTTTCTATTTTCAGGAATAAAGTAAAACTGGTTTTCAGCGAGCTTAATGAAGCAGACGCCGCCATCCTTGGAGCAAGTGCTTTGGTTTGGGAAAATAAATAA
- a CDS encoding PepSY-associated TM helix domain-containing protein, with protein sequence MKKKHHHKNKPGFFKKWSAKLHLWFGLGIGFLIFIISITGALYVFKDEVENFTRKDVIYHNEQNIDQKQILPIRVLEKSVTEQVKEKYPIHWVNIPIDKKMSYVFYWYEHNTTGWNYFDEFPIYKAAYVNPYNGKVLRIYDEKNGFFNIVKMIHWSFLLKQDWGTYVVGIPVIIFVIMLISGIILWWPKNKAARKQRFSFKWKNVKNWKRKNYDLHNVLGFYASIFALIFSITGLFYAFFVVQAMIYVIFSGGNTTFPDFSHIKTKAPIELRTETTLDKIINTVKEKYPDSFGFAIDLGHEHMDDHEHPNFEVYVKHLSYSYHKSSSLIFDENSGELLHTHDPKDKNFGEKVVGANYDIHVGSILGLPTKIIAFVVSLICASLPVSGFLIWWGRRKKKTPKKA encoded by the coding sequence ATGAAGAAAAAACATCATCATAAAAATAAACCGGGATTTTTTAAAAAATGGTCAGCAAAGCTGCACCTCTGGTTTGGATTAGGCATTGGATTTTTAATTTTTATCATCTCTATTACGGGGGCATTATATGTTTTCAAAGATGAAGTTGAAAACTTTACCCGAAAAGATGTCATTTACCATAATGAGCAGAATATCGATCAAAAACAGATTTTACCTATCAGAGTTCTGGAAAAATCGGTTACAGAACAGGTCAAAGAAAAGTATCCTATCCATTGGGTAAATATCCCAATTGATAAGAAAATGTCTTATGTCTTCTACTGGTATGAGCACAATACTACGGGCTGGAATTATTTTGATGAATTTCCCATTTATAAAGCAGCATATGTTAATCCTTACAATGGAAAAGTTCTAAGAATATATGATGAGAAAAACGGATTCTTCAATATCGTAAAAATGATCCATTGGAGCTTCTTGCTGAAACAAGATTGGGGAACCTATGTTGTAGGAATACCTGTTATTATTTTCGTTATCATGCTGATCAGTGGTATTATATTGTGGTGGCCTAAAAATAAAGCAGCCAGAAAACAGCGCTTTTCTTTTAAATGGAAAAACGTTAAAAACTGGAAAAGAAAAAACTATGATCTTCACAATGTGTTAGGATTCTATGCTTCTATCTTTGCACTAATATTTTCTATTACAGGGTTGTTCTATGCCTTCTTCGTTGTGCAGGCTATGATCTACGTCATCTTTTCAGGAGGAAATACAACATTTCCTGATTTCTCACATATCAAAACAAAAGCTCCGATAGAATTAAGAACAGAAACCACCTTAGATAAGATAATCAATACCGTTAAGGAAAAATATCCTGATTCTTTTGGTTTTGCTATCGACCTGGGACACGAGCATATGGATGACCATGAGCATCCTAATTTTGAAGTTTATGTAAAACATCTTTCTTATTCTTACCATAAAAGCAGTAGTTTAATCTTCGATGAAAACTCAGGTGAACTGCTTCATACTCATGATCCTAAAGACAAAAATTTCGGTGAAAAAGTAGTCGGTGCGAATTATGATATCCATGTTGGATCTATTTTAGGACTACCTACGAAGATCATTGCTTTTGTAGTAAGTCTCATATGTGCCTCATTACCAGTGAGTGGATTCCTGATCTGGTGGGGAAGAAGAAAAAAGAAAACCCCAAAAAAGGCTTAA
- a CDS encoding TonB-dependent receptor produces MKKALLSIACLGSGTAFAQVKDTLQTRNVEEVVLTASRKKENIKEIPSSVTIVGEKQVQSQLTVNSDITSILQYTVPSLGTSSGQTSNAGQTLRGRQVLVLIDGVPQSTPLRNGARDLRSIDPSVIERIEVIKGASSIYGNGADGGIINYITRRNKSDQKISGVSQIGITGQPYGGTLGFRASQLLSGKITDKFDYVASLAYEKTGYMKDADGVNLSPTYSTSKMDNYNGMLKLGYNLNQNQRIEASYIGYASKSDLDLGLKTGKYGITPTIGEGRGRNLETTPQGTPRNHNYKLNYDNKNLFHGTALNVNLYYQDFRTVYGYSDTFLNGGQSNVISKKKGARINLDTQLWNAQNSQAEIIYGADILNDQTVQKLEDGRYWTPDMNMTNIAPFALIKIDLLKKITIKGGVRYENIKVKVGDFDTLSTIKSDGTFTKSIFVTGGNLKYNAFVGNIGVRYNIENYLNLFGSFSQAYSINELGRILRTSTQGTIGNLETKPIIVNNYEFGATGQISKWINYEITSYVSTSKLGASFVQSPDRALMIQRSPEVVYGVEGFLHFTPAKWINFGGSYSWMEGITSIKNDGDYSAKINNSRISAPKVLAYVQARPTKALSIGLDMLHAFEQNRFEPNAKTGLYVYGEGKVPEYTVFNFRSSYEVNQSWKVSLGIENLFNKMYQPSIAWWSARDSEFVNSLGMRGTFMIEYKF; encoded by the coding sequence ATGAAAAAAGCTCTTTTATCAATAGCATGTCTGGGATCCGGAACTGCTTTTGCTCAGGTTAAAGACACCTTACAAACCAGAAATGTAGAAGAGGTCGTGTTGACAGCCTCAAGGAAAAAAGAAAACATAAAAGAAATACCAAGTTCTGTTACCATCGTAGGAGAGAAACAGGTTCAGTCTCAATTAACTGTTAATTCGGATATTACAAGTATCCTGCAATATACAGTTCCAAGTTTGGGAACGAGTTCAGGGCAAACGTCCAATGCAGGCCAAACCCTTAGAGGACGACAAGTTCTGGTACTTATCGATGGAGTTCCTCAATCTACCCCCCTAAGAAACGGAGCAAGGGATTTAAGATCCATCGACCCATCCGTTATTGAAAGAATAGAAGTTATCAAAGGCGCTTCTTCGATATACGGAAACGGAGCAGATGGAGGTATTATCAATTATATTACCCGAAGAAATAAATCTGATCAGAAAATTTCCGGAGTTTCTCAAATAGGTATTACAGGTCAACCGTATGGCGGAACTCTGGGTTTTAGAGCCAGTCAGCTTTTATCCGGAAAGATTACCGATAAGTTTGACTATGTAGCATCATTAGCTTACGAAAAAACCGGTTATATGAAAGACGCCGATGGAGTTAACCTTAGCCCAACATACAGTACCTCCAAAATGGATAATTACAACGGAATGTTGAAATTGGGATATAACCTTAATCAGAATCAAAGGATTGAAGCTTCGTACATTGGCTATGCTTCAAAATCAGATCTGGATCTTGGCTTAAAAACGGGCAAATACGGAATTACACCAACGATTGGTGAAGGAAGAGGCAGGAATCTGGAAACGACCCCACAGGGAACACCCAGAAATCATAATTATAAATTAAACTACGACAATAAAAATCTGTTCCATGGGACAGCATTGAATGTAAACCTCTATTATCAGGATTTCAGAACGGTATATGGTTACAGTGATACATTCCTGAACGGTGGTCAGTCTAATGTAATCTCAAAGAAAAAAGGAGCCAGAATCAATCTGGATACCCAATTATGGAATGCCCAAAACTCGCAGGCAGAAATCATTTATGGAGCTGATATACTGAATGATCAGACCGTACAAAAACTGGAAGATGGCCGTTACTGGACTCCGGATATGAATATGACCAATATTGCTCCTTTCGCATTAATTAAAATTGACCTGCTAAAAAAAATAACCATCAAGGGAGGAGTCCGTTATGAAAATATAAAAGTAAAAGTGGGAGATTTCGACACGCTCTCAACAATTAAAAGCGATGGCACTTTTACAAAAAGTATTTTTGTAACCGGTGGAAATCTAAAATATAATGCCTTTGTAGGAAATATTGGTGTCCGTTATAATATTGAAAACTACTTGAATTTATTCGGAAGCTTTTCACAAGCCTACTCTATCAATGAATTAGGAAGGATTTTAAGAACTTCAACACAAGGTACTATAGGAAACCTTGAAACCAAACCGATTATCGTTAACAACTACGAATTTGGAGCAACCGGACAGATTTCAAAATGGATCAATTATGAGATCACTTCCTATGTGAGCACTTCAAAACTAGGAGCTTCCTTTGTTCAAAGCCCGGATCGTGCGTTAATGATTCAAAGATCTCCTGAAGTGGTATATGGTGTCGAGGGGTTTTTACATTTTACTCCAGCTAAATGGATCAATTTCGGAGGCAGCTATAGCTGGATGGAAGGAATAACCTCCATAAAAAATGATGGTGATTATTCTGCAAAAATCAATAACAGCAGAATTTCCGCTCCAAAAGTATTGGCCTACGTACAGGCTAGACCTACTAAAGCTTTATCGATCGGTCTTGATATGCTGCATGCATTTGAACAAAACCGATTTGAGCCTAATGCTAAAACCGGATTATATGTTTACGGGGAAGGAAAAGTACCTGAATACACCGTTTTTAACTTTAGATCAAGTTACGAGGTAAATCAGAGCTGGAAAGTCTCATTAGGAATAGAGAATCTATTTAATAAGATGTATCAACCTTCCATTGCATGGTGGTCCGCCCGGGATAGCGAATTTGTCAACTCATTAGGGATGAGAGGAACTTTCATGATTGAATATAAATTTTAA